The DNA region GAAGCGTATGCCTCTGAAAGGTTTCGTTGTTCATCATTGATGACATAAGTGACAAAGCCATCTCCCAGTGATTTTTtagttctttgcctcttgcttctTCGAAGTTCCAATTCAGGAACCATGTCAATGACATTATGAGAAGCAGGGTCATCAACTAAAAGATCAGGGATATCAACCTCCTTCACTCGCATaggaaagatgtgctcaaagaatgtcGCATCTCGAGATTCCATTATCAAGGTGACGATAATGTTTGAGACCTCAGAATGGACCACTAGGAATCTATAGGCAGTACTTTGGTGTGCATACCCTAGAAAGACACAATTAACAGTCTTTGGTCCTAGTTTCCTTTTCTTCGGCAGGGGAACATGTACTTTTGTTAAACAGCCCCAAGTGCGAAGAAAGGATAGATTTGGTTTTCTCCCCTTCCATCTTTCATAAGGGGTTGCCTCGCGATTTCGAGGAGTGACcctgttcaggacatagttaaTTGTGAGAACAGCCTCACCCCACCATAAGTTAGCCATACCAGAACTTTGTAATAAGGCATTAAGCAAGTCACAAATTATTCGGTTCTTTCTCTCAGCTACTCAGTTGacctgtggtgagtatggtggcgTAAAGTCATGGATTATGTCACTTTCTTCATAGAACTCAGGGAAATCCCTAGGAATGTATTCCCCACCTTTATCAGACCTCAGTCTCTTTATTGTCTTCCCCAGTTAGTTTTCCACCTCGGTCTTATAGATCTTAAAGTGTTCTAACGCTTCATCTTTTGTTATAAGAAAATAGATATAGCAGAAACTAGTAGCATCATCTATAAGAGTAAAGAAGTATCTTTTACCACCCTTAGTTAAAATTCTATTCATCTCACATAGATCAGAATGGATCAGCTCAAGTGGCGAGGTGCTTCTCCCCTCGACCGAGTGAAATGGTTTGCGGGGGCTGCTTAGCTTGCACACACACCTCACACTTATGTCTTTTATCATAATTATATGAAGAAATAAGATCCATCTTGCTCAAATGCACTGTTGtttcattattaacatgacacagacgagaatgccaaatatcaatgttcttattagaatataaagagtaaaaaatatttgcagaactatcaagaatagaaatgcGAAACATGCCTCTACAATCATAGCCTTTTCCTACAAATGACCTACACCTGGTCAACACTACTTTATTTGACTTGAAGACTAACTTTATTCCTTGCCAGCACAACATTGATCTGCTAAGTAGATTACGGATCATGGCAGACACAAACAGCACGTCCTTCAGGACAAGTCTTGCTGGAAGTCAGCTTCAGGCTCACTTGTCCTACTCCGTGTACTGCTACAGAGACCCCGTTCCCCATCAATACGGATCCACCATCTGTGCCCTGTACGGAAGTAAAAAATGTCTTATCATCACAAATATGCCTTGTAGCACCTGTATCAACCCACCAACTTACTAGTGAATTTGCCATAAAGGCCTCAGATACATACCCACTAGTGGAGTCGCATTTGTCAGTATCGTCGGCCGTTGCAACTATCACATGCACTTGGGCTATGGCTGCCTTCTGCTGCTCAAGTGTCAACCCCTTGCCTTTACGGTCGCGACATCTGTTAGCCTTATGATCCAACCCGCTGCAGACGTAGCAGACAatctcaagcttcttcttcttcttcaacattAGCCTTCGGTCATGAAGGTCTAggtttgttcttttctttcttcataATCCTTCCAGGCTGGTTCTTGTGCTCGACAAGGTTAGTTTGAGCAGGAGCACGCCTTCACCCCACCATAGCCTGCTTTAGACTTCTCCTCGATATTTATAGCAAcaatgagctcattaagagtcaatCGACATGTAGTGATAAAGTCACGCCAAGAAGTAGGCAGCTTGGACAGAATGGCATTAACCTGAAAATTCTCAGGGAGGACATAGCTGTACTGGCCTAAGTCTCGCACGATCAGCTACAACTCATGGATTTGTTCCATGACTGATCTGCCATCTCCCATCCAAAAGTTCAGGTAACtggccaccatgaaggactcgtTGCCGTTGTCGCTTtcagcatacttgtcattcagctcTGTCCACACCTTTTGTGCTTCCCTGAACCCCATGTAGACGTCGAATAACCTGTTCGATAGGACGTCAAAGAGACGTGCTAGGGCtgaggcattagccttctccCAACGGGCCCTAAACGTGTTGAGACATGTTCTTTCGACCTCGTCTTGCACGACTTCCCCCGGAAGGGCAGGCGGCTCTTCGGTGAGGACCCAGAGAAGTCcgagctccatcaaccatagCCTCGTCCAGGCCTATCAGCGCTTAAAGCTGGTCCCATTAAAACTCTCAGGCTTAATCATGTCCGAGGACGATAGAGGTAGGCTAGAGGAGCTAGAACTAGCCATCTCAGAAGCACTAAGATTTCTGGATTTTTGTAAATAATGCGAAAATAATAAGAGCATGAACTTAATCCAACATATAAAACTAGAACAACATAACAGCACATAACAATAAAACATGATCTGACATGATATTGATAGTTGTTCAAATGAAAGGACAAAAAGCAACATGTGTAAAACTTGAACTGAACAGCACATAAATTTCATTTGTGACATTGCTCTCAGAAACAGGATGACAATTGGACCCAGGAACATGATGACAATTGCACATAATTGTTCTAACAAGTATTTCATCAAATGGTCAGAGTTCCTAAGATCTCAACTAGCACAATTATAACCTAAGCTGAAATCTCAAACTCAATTGCCTATCTTGGTCAGTGCTGCAGCCCAGAAACAGAGAACACCAAAATCAGCATAGTAGAACTAGAGAACTACAAAAGGCAAAAGACAGTAACTGCAATTCGAGCTAGCAATCCATCTACAACTAGATATATTAAGTATGCTCAGATCTCACTATAGCACCAACAAAGGACAAGATTAACAGGCATAAACTAGGGTTCCAAATCAATTGTATCACAATATATAGGCACAGAAAGGAGATACACACCAAATTGCCTATAGGAACCACTAGATTCAATCAATGAGCAAGAGAAACAATAGGTAACTGCTAGTATACTCAGCAAACTTGCCCATTCTCATAACAattccacatcttcatcgagcatctcgTGCTGTCCAAAACATAGAGGGAGAGGAAAACTCGAATACTCATAGTGAGATATCCTCAAAAACACTGATCACAGAGGTAAGACACGGCGATTCAACCGCTGTCCCAAAAATCCTATTTACCGCTATTGCCACCAACGaggaagacggagatacaaGGCCTCACCGCATCGCATCGGCACGTGCAGACGAGCCTCGGGAACCATAGCTCCGATGAAGACCAACCATAGAGCTCCTCCGCCAATCCCTTGCGGTTCAAGATCACCAAGCCAAAAGCACGAGCTTCTTCTCGGGTCGAGCTCAGGAGGTGAATTCCAAAACCAAAGGAGAAAATGTGAGGGAGCTAGAACCTTTTAGGGGATTTCAAAATCAATGAAccaggaaaagagagagggctTACAAAATGGGAGCCATGACGCCATCAATCCTCACTCGTCCCCCAAAGGGAACGGGAAGGGCGGTTACACCACCGTCGGCTCCCAGATGCCACCGCCTCCTTTCTCTCCCTAGACTCGTTCTTTCTCTTCTATGCCCTAGCTGAACCAGCAACAGCACAAGGACTCTAACTGCATGGGCCACAGCAGTGCCAAAGGCCAAATGGGCCAGCCAGACCAAAGGAGAAAAGGCCCACAGAAACatcaaaaattcatattttcttcaccaccaccaccaccttgtgacttttttttttcaaaaataatatcctttgcatcatattttatggagaggaagtttgaaaaaaaaagaaaaacgtgcagctcatttattaattcgagttaaatgcatagttaattatttactaatctaaaaatcatcaaaccaattttttagttttcttacatgatcctctatcttctaaaaatacatgaatcttgaaatagttattttaacgtgtatgattgagtaaatatgttgcagatagattaattcataactaatccataacacccaaaattagtgaaaccacttttattagtttacttaaacaattatttgtgtagaaaaaataatggtagacaagacaaagttaaaataacatgagttaataaataagctgcatatttttcttttttttccaaacttcctctctatgaaatatgatgcaaatgatattattttcgAAAACAAATTTAacagaaggtcttataattgtctctagttttttttaatttttttaatttttagagatttttttaacaaagtcaaacttttagaTGTTTTTTTAACTAAACAAAATCTAGAGAAAAGTTAAAATTCACGTGACTTTTGAggggttttatattttttttctatttttaaatagtagagatatatatataaaataattcCGATTCGTACGGTATTCCCACTCGGTTTTACGCAGCAATAATGCCTGAGCAGCCGCGTCGGCCGATTCTAACCCAAATCAATCATCTCCATAGCGAAACACAACCCGTCTCCCTGCCCTCTCCCATCCCCAGTCGGCCAATCCCCGAATCCCTAACCCTAtccccatcgccgccgccacgATGCTCAGCTCGCCAGGCCACTCCCCCCGCCACCTCTCGCCGTCGCCATCCCCCGCCCCTTGCACCCCTCGACCGGCGTCCCCGACCTCTTCTTCCGCCTCCGCCCTCGCCACCGCCGTCACCTCCTCGAAGCGCCGGCGCCCGGAGGTGCTCGACGAGGACACCTACGTTGCCACCATCGAGCGCATCATCGAGCGTGACTTCTTCCCCGACCTCCCCCGCCTCCGCGACCGCCTCGACTGGCTCCAGGCCGTGCGCTCCCGCGACCCACTCATCCTCCGCGACGCCCAGCTCAAGATCctcgaccgccgccgccgtctccagGGCCAGGGACCCGTCCCTACCCCTACGCCGGCCACCTCCACGGCGCTCCGTTCCCCGTCCTTCCTCACGACCCCCTCCGccgccccctccgccgccggcgagggcgccgaggaggaggacgtggCGGCCGCGCTCTCCCTCGATGGCTTCTTCCGCCGCTTCACCAGCGAGGACAACGAGTCCTTCTCGCGCATCCTCGAAAAGGTCAACCACCGCCGCCGTGAGCGCTACGCCCACCTCCTGGAGCCTGCCGAGGCCAAGAACACACCGCTGTTAGAGGACGCCAAGCGCGACAGGATAACTGACGGGTATGGTACATCAGGGCAGCCGCCGAGTACATTGGAGGGTGCCAAGTTCACGGCGAAGAACCTGCTCATGTATTACCCGGCTGACCGTGGGGAGGCGCCGCTCACTGAGGAGGAGCGTGCTGAGCGGCTCAATGGTATGACCAAGGAGATTGACAGGTCAAACACCAGGTTGCATGGGAGGGCTACGGCTGATGATGCAAGGCccaatgaggaggcggcggccataCTGTATGCACTGGTTGCAGGCTCCACTCCAGGAGGGATGGCTTACCATGATCCCGACAAAGCTAGGAAGTATGATTTGGAGGATCTGAGGAAGACACCGAACCCATTCTATCTTGAGTCAGACAAAAAGGCGGAGAATGGTTATAATTTTGTGAGGACGCCATCGCCGGCACCTGGTGTGGATGAGTCGCCATTCATGACATGGGGTGAGATTGAGGGAACACCGCTGAGGTTGGACCCTGAGAATACACCCGGTGGTTCTGGAAGCAGTGAGGCGGCGCATTTCAAGATCCCACCTCCACCTGCTCGGGATGTGAAGGCGCACCTGCTTTCAAGGGATGCTGCAAGGAAGATAAAGGAGCGGTCTAAAATTTTCCACAAGCCACCATTACCTTCCCCTGTTAGGGGAGGCAGTGCAAGCCCCAAAACCCTCTCGCCAGCAGCACAGAAGTTTGTGAGGAATGCCATCTCAAAGTCAGCAAAGTCCTCAAACACCATTGATGAGTCGCTCCGGGCAAGCTACAGAGGTTCAAGCCCATCTGCAAGCACTCCGAAGACAAGGTTTTCAAGAGACCCAGGCTTAGGATCACGGTCTCCATCAACGAGGCAGGGTTCCACCCCTCCCTGGTGATTTTTAATAGACCTCTCAATGTTATTTCATaaaatgtataatttttttgtaTTGTAACAAATTGTATAATGAAAAGAATGGAAGTGACTCGTATTTATCTTGAATCATAGAGTCAACCTTACCAAATCATTGGCATGAACTTCTCTTTGCATTCCAGGTTCGAAAGTACATCATGATTTTCAATGATCTTACAAAAATTACCTTGGCATTGTATATCCTGTTGCTATAATAGTTGCGGGTGTATTTTCTATGCTGCCATTCCTTACataaatatcaaaaaatataaatggatGTGTTTTGGTGGCAATGCTGGAGAAATCCAAATAACTTATTCCATGTGTACAAGATTGTTTATCACCTTGGATTTATGTGATAGCAGGTGTACAAGATGGTTTATCACCTTGGATTTATGTGATAGCAGGTGTACAAGATGGTTTATCACCTTGGATAGTTTGATTTTTGTCATACTTGCTTGAGATATGTAGTATAATGATTAGGTCATGTCATATTGGAATAAAGAAATGTGATAGCAGGTGTACAAGATAGTTTATCACCTTGGATTTATGTGATAGCAGGTGTACAAAATGGTTTATCACCTTGGATAGTTCGATTTTTGTCATACTTGCTTGAGATATGTAGTATAATAATTAGGTCATGTCATATTGGAATAAAGAAAAGGTGAGTTCATGCATGTTGTGGTAGTTTCACTTACAGTCTCACTATTGCAATCTTTAGTTCATGTTAGTCATTCGCCTGTTTAGTTTGTTGGGTTGGTGTCAGAATTCAACTGGCCTGTGTAAGGTGTGCAGGTCTTTCTCATCGGTTTGAATGGAAGTTTCTCATGGCCCTCGTTCATGTAATAGCGTTGCCCATGTTCTAGCAGCAAGGCCATGTTTGGCTGGAAGATTTCCCAAGCTTTGTAACGGAATCACTGTGTTCCATCtcaggaaaagaaaatgatgatctGGTGCACGTGGATCATATTTTGATGCATCAACTAGTGTGTTTTTATTTGTGGTCCTGTCATAGATTATGTTCAGGTACAGTCCAATGAATGTAAATGTGTAGCAAATCATGTGAAAGAGGTTTGAGTTCTCGACTCCTTGTAAGTTGTAATGAAATCATGGTATAAGATGATCCAAATGAATTCAGCTCTATATGTAATGTAACAGAACCCACTGTTGAACCCTCGGTGATCCTCTTTTGTCAAGAATGATTAAAAAATAAGTTTGCATTTGCAGTAGCATGGCACTCGGTAATGGTAGAAATTATAGAGACCTGCTTCCAACCTAATCAGCTGCTAGCAGCAGCATTAGTTGCTAAACTATTGATCTGTTCACAAGTCATAgcatgatcttttttttttaacgcaAAGTCATAACATACTCTCCATTCATCAATTCATTCGCTCACATTGAGGAACTGCAGCCTATGCTCATCTATATTTCGAATTCAAGGATATCAAAAGCTGCAGCACCTGATAAGATCTTGCAATAGGAAGATACAACAACACTAGCATAATGTTCGGCCTACCTAACTTACATCAGAACTTTGCCATCATTCGGTAACCTGATAGAAGAACGGATACTGAGGAGCTGATGCAGCTTTCACAGAGATCAAATTAAATCGTCGAGGCCACGACGGAACAGGGAACAACAGAACAGAGCTTGATCAGGTCAGACCCTTCAAAGGAAAACTTTTGTCTGACAAAGTACTTAAGGAACTCTATTTCTCTAACTGATGTCCAGAAAAAAAAGGgataaacaaaaatatatattaagtgCCAGAACGTTCGTAACCAGAATAAGAACAGTATCATCATCAGTGAGTGGCTTCGAGCATTCATTTCTCTTGCCAGCGAAACTTCgacagctcaaaaagaaaaaaaggaaataacaCTAGTAAAATCTAATGGGTGGCACCGAGCCTGCATCCGGTGAACTTTAATTTTACATGGCTCGTTACACTTTTTTTTTACATCTCTCCTCTCCAAATTGGTGAAGATCATCCGATCAGCTATTGTTGCACTAGTAAGTTGTGCAGCTTTTCCTCGAATCCATGATACCAAATAAAAAGGCTAAAACTAGTTGTGTGCATAGCCGGCTCGCCTCGACGTGCGTGCACTTTGCAGAGGAAACCATTGTCATCGATCTCTGGCACTAATCTCAAACAGCCCTCATCATCCGACCAATCATCAATGGTTCAAACTATTCTGTCCGTTTAGAAATAGTAGacgtatttttttaattcagtctttaaagttagattttgaataaattttttcataaaatatatcatttatagctataaaaatatatatagtgtggaattattttgaattataaatctagttgtacaatttttatatactaaatttttttataatttaattacatattagtcaaagtacataaaatttaattttttaaaatatacgtCTACTATTCATGAAGGAAGAGAGTATCTAATTAGCCATCGGAACTTCACGTAATTTGTAGTCCGTGTAGAAGACCTCTGTATCTGTTGACGTCTCCACCGAACACACCGAATTTGAGTGTAACAAACGCTTGCAGCGCAAGCACGCCGCCGGCACCAGCGAGCTGAGGGCTCCCCAATGGCGGCGCGAGGCGAAGCATGTAGGCGACGCGCTCCAGACCCACCGGCAAGCTCGGGCAGTCACGGGCCATGCGCGCGACGTCGTAGACGTCCACGCCAAGGAACTGCTGCACGACGCCGAGGAACCCGGCTATGTCGCCAGGGAGCAGCTTACCGCCGGTGATGACCTTCAACAGGTAGGCCACGTGGTAGGCGCCGGCGTAGGCGATCCACGGCAGCCCCCGTCGGCGAAGCAGGCGGCAGTGATGGAACCATGCGGTGAGCGTCGCCATCGGGATGCCGTGGAGGCGGTGCGCGTCGAAGTCCATGCCGCGTTCCGCGAGGTACTCGACGGAGCGTGCCGCGTGGGGGTCGGTCTCTCGGTCGAAGCCGCGTAGGTTGAACTCCCACGCGAGGCACCGGCCGTCGTCGGTGCCGACGGCGATGCCGACCTGGAGCGGCTTGAGGGCGTCAACGTTCGCCTTGATGATCGCGTACCGCTTCTCCGCGGCGAGCTTGTTGTGGTCCTGCTGCCCGGCGGCGCCGTGGACGACGCCGGGGTAGTGCACGACGAAGGCGACGTAGCGGGCGCGCCTGGCGAAGTCCTGGAGGACGTGCATCTCGGCGTCGACGTTGTGCGCCCACACCACGCGGACCGGGACGCCGAACGGCGGAGGCGGAAGCGGCGCAACCGCGGCGTAGGGGAACGGTGGCCGCATAGCGACCGGGTTCACGGAAGACTGCGCCGCCGGGTTGAACATGGCTGCGAAAGCTGTCGATCGATTGCGGCAGTCGATGGCGCACGCTCTCTCCTCCCCATATATAAAGCGACTTGGCGTTCTTTTCGGCGCGTCGTCAGTTGACTGAACGGAGTCGAACTGCGAGAGAACCGTATCGGAAATTGTGTTGCAGCTTCGATTCGGAAGAAGCGATCTCGGGCGGGGACGGCGAGGAGGCATGCAGTCGGTTTGACGCGGGCCCGGAAGGCCTAGTGCATGCCTTGGAATCTTCCATGAAGCCACGGGAAAATTCTCCAATCGAAGGACCCGTTTGGGAGGCCTGATCGTCCCTTTTTCCTGGGTTAGAGGgccagagtttttttttatgttttttattaaaaatttaaataaatagattcttcaTAGGAGAAATCGTAAAACTAGACGTCTGCAGTcttctcagggggctgcagccctctgaaaGAGCGGTTAGGCCACCTAACCGTCTTCTGAGAGGGCGGGAGGTCTAACCGCcacctcagagggcggcaagggggctaaccgccctctcccGGCGGGAGAGGACGGTTAGCCCCATTGCCGCCCTGTGAGGGGGCGGTtagtgccttttttttttttctaaaaatgtcaatttttgtgtaattcaagaaataaaaaaaggttttaagaaaatttggaatttaaatttggagtaggttatgtaatagtcggagaataaaaaatcagtaattagcactcgcagcatattacgtgga from Phragmites australis chromosome 8, lpPhrAust1.1, whole genome shotgun sequence includes:
- the LOC133926812 gene encoding uncharacterized protein LOC133926812, encoding MLSSPGHSPRHLSPSPSPAPCTPRPASPTSSSASALATAVTSSKRRRPEVLDEDTYVATIERIIERDFFPDLPRLRDRLDWLQAVRSRDPLILRDAQLKILDRRRRLQGQGPVPTPTPATSTALRSPSFLTTPSAAPSAAGEGAEEEDVAAALSLDGFFRRFTSEDNESFSRILEKVNHRRRERYAHLLEPAEAKNTPLLEDAKRDRITDGYGTSGQPPSTLEGAKFTAKNLLMYYPADRGEAPLTEEERAERLNGMTKEIDRSNTRLHGRATADDARPNEEAAAILYALVAGSTPGGMAYHDPDKARKYDLEDLRKTPNPFYLESDKKAENGYNFVRTPSPAPGVDESPFMTWGEIEGTPLRLDPENTPGGSGSSEAAHFKIPPPPARDVKAHLLSRDAARKIKERSKIFHKPPLPSPVRGGSASPKTLSPAAQKFVRNAISKSAKSSNTIDESLRASYRGSSPSASTPKTRFSRDPGLGSRSPSTRQGSTPPW
- the LOC133925889 gene encoding probable CCR4-associated factor 1 homolog 11, which gives rise to MFNPAAQSSVNPVAMRPPFPYAAVAPLPPPPFGVPVRVVWAHNVDAEMHVLQDFARRARYVAFVVHYPGVVHGAAGQQDHNKLAAEKRYAIIKANVDALKPLQVGIAVGTDDGRCLAWEFNLRGFDRETDPHAARSVEYLAERGMDFDAHRLHGIPMATLTAWFHHCRLLRRRGLPWIAYAGAYHVAYLLKVITGGKLLPGDIAGFLGVVQQFLGVDVYDVARMARDCPSLPVGLERVAYMLRLAPPLGSPQLAGAGGVLALQAFVTLKFGVFGGDVNRYRGLLHGLQIT